In Telopea speciosissima isolate NSW1024214 ecotype Mountain lineage chromosome 10, Tspe_v1, whole genome shotgun sequence, the DNA window AGGGGCATTTCTAAAATTTTATAGAGTACAAATGGCCTAGATAGGTGATACTCAGcatctaggggtattttggtgaTTATGGCAGTCACAAAAATCAGTAGAGTATTGATATATAGCTCACATGGGAATTTTGGACATTTGGCAATGATGCTAGAACATCCGGTCTTATGTGGCAGCATGGGACAGTGTACCTCATTGTTTTGCAGTGTTTGACACCCTTCAAATGCCTTGGGTGAAGGCCTAGTGTTTTGGAAATGCCAGTTCCATAGGATGGTGCATTGATTGCGGGTTCATCTGCATGTTCAGAGGGTCAAATAGAAGAATGGGACAGAACCTTCAAAATGAGAAATGTACAGTACATATTCGCCTTTCCAACACAACTAGAATTACGTAATTATGATGCCGGATAATGGAAATATAATTGTTGCCGTGCAGTCGCACAATTAGAAGCCGCTCCTAGGAGAGAGAATTAGGATAGAGAAATTTGGTGTGCCCCATAGGTGGCATGTGTCATAATAGAGATGTTTCGTGAGGCTGGCATGGCCTTCATGTAAGAGGATGGCTGATGTGGCAGCCAAGTGTGCAGGGGCTGCACTGATGTGGCTAGCATGGAGCTGGCTGGCAGGTTGTTGAGGCCATGCCCGTAGTATGGTACGGCCACGGCTGTAGGCCTTGCGGGCACGCCAGAAACAAGACCTAGACCCCCGCGCACGCACAGTGCATGCCCCATGGCTCTTGGCCCGTGGCCTAAATAGGGACTTTTGTCAATTAGTTGGACGCCATCCCAAGACATGGTACATTCCTATGGAGTTTCAAATGATTCCAATGCGCGATCTACGGTTGATCTAgtgtagagattttttttttaatttttccgATTTATACTGGGATACCTGAGCTGATACCACAAAGGTCTGACTCAGTTTATCAAGCTGATACTCGATCCGTATCTAATaatattaaaaccctaaaggTAAAATGTTCATCATATTCAACATGATGATGTATGAAAtctttaataaaattaaaatataaaattaagtttaataaaaataaataatgatggTGGATATTGAGCAGCGGTATATAAAAGCTGAAACTAAATGTCAATATATAGTTGTGATAATATTTTAATGCTACTATTTAACGATTTTTATAACAGAAATTAGAAAATTACAATAACGAGGAAAGACCCCAACATTTATTAGAGGTGGTATAGAAAGACTGCTATTAAACTACAGTAATACTCTAACGTTGTGATTTAAAGAATTTTAtattattacccaaaaaaaaaaaacaaagatttaaAGAGTTTTATGATCAAAATTATAATAACGGGGTATGAGAACAAAACATCTAGGAGCGGTTAAAAGCTTTGCTGCTATAGTTGTAGCAGGAATGCTCCTGCTATAAGGCTAGCagtcaaggaaatggaataattcacttcccctttgggttcataaataccctcctcgATCCtcgattttagtattttctaaaatgtcccttaagatcccatttccttggctgttaGCCTTGTAGAAATAGGAGaaggctatattggtcaatagggGGTGTGGAACCAGTGATGGAGGCAGAGATGGGAGAGAGGCGGATTGCAGCTGGATTGGGAGAGGGGTGGGTGGTGTCGAAGCTTCAAGGGGCAGGGGCCACAATGTGGTGGCATGGTGGGAGAGGGGCGGGTGGTACTGCATCGGGaaggatggttttttttttatttctttcataaaaaaatattttaataaaaatgcTATTGATCAGCGGTATATCTAAAATGGCACTAAATGAGGTATTTATTAATAAAAGTATAAAGAACTCAATTTGGGAACTTTTTACAACAACCAGTCCTTTTAAGCTCTGGATACTTATTCTTTCTCACACTGAAAATGGTTTGGCTTAAAGCAGCACTCccatgcattttttttggggcaaATATGCTAACAATGCAATTGTTTAGGAACTTTTAACCCAAACCAGTCCTTTTTAAGCTCTACGATTCTGATTCTTTCACACACAGCAAAAATACCTTAAAAATACTTCTTTTATACTTACCGTGAAGTCTCCATCCTATCAAAGTCTCTCTATAAGTCTCTTTGCATGTTCTTTCATTTCCATCTCAGCAAAGAGCAAGAGGCAACAAGAAGCAAAAAACACTACTCTCGACGTCCCAGCTCTAATGGCAACTGCTGTTGTATCCAAGGCAACATTATCCAAATGGTTCTCCAACAAGAGCTTCGTGCTAAGTGTCCATCGCCTTCAGCATTCCAAAAAACAATCAAGAAATGATGAGCTCCAACAAATATTTCGCCACTTGGACGCTGATGGCAATGGGAAAATCTTAGGATCTGAACTCAGATCCTACTTTGCCTCCAAAAGGGAGTTCATGTCACCTGAGGAGGCTCAAGGTGTGATCAATGAACTTGATGCAGCAGGCGGCGACAGTTTGATGCTCAGCTTTGATGATTTTGCAATGTTGATGGAACGTGAAGGTGGGGATGATGATCTGAAAAGAGGATTTCAGATGTTCGTAGCGAAGAGTTCTGGGTCCATTACACCAGACGGCTTGCAGAGGATATTCAGTCGCCTTGGAAACAAAATGTCAAATGAAGAGTGCAAGAGCATCATACAGGCATTCGACCGCAACGGCGACGGTGTGATTGATTTTGCTGAGTTCCAACAGATGATGGCTTAATCCGGTATCAATGTTTGAACCTGTTCTATGTGTGGCAAAAAATAAGTTtacgaaaataaaaataatggccTTTCCCCTGTTTTATTCAGAAAGCTGCAATGCAAGTGGGGTTAGGCACTAGGACTGTAAGACCGGTGTGTACCACATTATTCTTATTAATAATAATGAAGAGGTTTACTAAGTACTGAGTATGAAGTTCAAGCGTGGTAAtgtctttttattattattgttaggGAAATAGTTCtctccgggagtgtggcctatgccagcactcccatgagtctatctctctcctcccaatgTGAAAAGTTACTTCTGtcccctttgttttaaggaggagagagatagagacatgggagtgctggcgtacgccacactcccgtacagaaaactgctttccTGTTTGTTATTATTCTATCAGTAAATCAAATCtattgagaaagaagaagaaaaataattacaacCAAAGGACAGCAGCCCTAGAGCATCTCAAGGACATTCTAGAGAGAAGAAGGGCACCTCCACAACTAAGAACACACATTCTCCAAACAGCACCCAACTTGATAATTTCTTGTTATCCCTACAGAcctaggttgtgtttggtatacatttttTGAATGCAATCGaagttgatttcgcattctggggcgataaaaataactatttttatcatgcGAGAAGGTGAATCAACCTAGAACGCATCCATGAAAGCATAGCAAATGCTGCTCTAGACTTGCTCTGGCGGTTTGTCACTTATTGCTTAAAAGCATGTCCGAGGCTTGGCCAGCAGATCAAGAACTCCTCACTGCATTGGTGTTTGGTATGCACCTTTCACCTTTTTATCCTCACCCTATGTACTCTCCCCTACGTCGGGTTCCCTCGCAGCACGCCCCACCtgaaccacaaaaaaaaaaaagtcttcttATCCCTAAATATTGCTATTTGCTATTGCAATATAGAGTGAATGACCAATTAACCATTAGTAAGTATCTCTTGTAGGGAACTAGTATCATTCCATCtatcattctttattttatgcaTACATACATGTATACATAAATGCATTCATATAGGAAGAAAGTTTCCTtttcgggagtgtggcccccAACCCTGCGCCGttgtgtctctctcctcctccccatAAAATGACCTCCCTACACCCCCATCGATTGAACCAAAAGAAGGctcccaccccccacccccccataAAATGACCTCCCTACACTGCATTGATTGAACAAAACCAAGGGGGGCTTAGATGGGAGGGGTCAAGGGACTTTTCCAAGGGGAGGAGAGACgtagacatatatatatatatatatatggaaaatatTCTCTGCACTGGGGGCGCTagatgtgcccagacacattggAGGGGAAATGACCGCCACTACCCCCTGAATGACAAAAATGACTGCTGcatcccaccccatgtgtctggatgtAACTTGCGCCCCCGTGCTCCTAGGCAGAGAACATcaccccatatatatataatagtaaACATGCACCTGCAAATGCATGTGTGAAGAAGAATGTGAGGGGTGTGTGTGAGAAGAGAGATATAatgtgtatgagagagagagagagagaatagaaggAACGTAAGAGTGAAAGTCTTGGAGAATGAGGCTTTGGTATTCAGTGCATGAGGGATGTGAACAAGTCTATTCTTTGTAAGCTTCTTTGGCAAATTAAGCATGGCAATCAGGTTTGAGTCGTTTCATGTGGGCAAGATTCTTGAACCAGGATGGAATGTTGAAGCACTATTACAAGTCATCTGCGATCTGGCTTGGAGTTAACCGGATGTGGGACTTGGTCTCAAGCAACGAAAGATGGGCAGCGGGGAGCGAAAATCAGATCTGTTTCTAGTTTGATAAATGGACGGGTCCATCTTATGTTGGTAAGATCACTACAACAAATATGGTTTTTTGCTATGAAAATTTTCCGTCGCAAATGTTTCATTTCTGATAGTAAATTTCCGTCGCACATCCGTCTGATAGACTTTCGTCGTATCTAAATACGACAGTAAAATACCCACTGTCGGTTCTGTTAGTTTTTACAATGGAAACAGAATTCGGTGGTAAAAAATGTTAGACACGGTTACCTACATATACAATTATTAACAACGGCATTATTTTACTGCCGTAAAAAATGTATGTTTAACGACAGAATATTAATATCCATTGTTTCAAATCATTTTTAACCATGGTAATTTATTTTCGTCGTTATAGAGTAAAAATTCAAGACGGATAACGAAAAATCCGTCGTTTCATATTCTTATACTATGGTAATATCATACCGTTGTTAATTATTCGACTTTTAGTCATAGAATTAAATTTCCCTTGTAAATAAGTCTTTTTacgatgaaaaaaaaaatctattgtaAAAATACTGTCATAAATAACCATTTTCATTGTATTGGATGTCTTCCTTTGACCTAGCCATTTTAAATGGCTTCGGTTGCATGGTCTCGGATTTTATTGGTGGGAATCGATGGACTTTCCCTCAGGGGGATTCcggtttttttttaagaatattTTTTATTCGGCAAGGCAGATTAAAATTCCTTTTCCCCTGATGGACGATGCTTGTTTTTGGTCCCAAAACATTGCTGGTATCATCACTGTGAAATCTTCTTAGGAGGTGATCAGATCTAGGAACCCAAGGTTCCGTGGTCCTCTTTGGTTTGGAATAAATCTATTCAGCCTTGTAATTAATTCGGTTTTTGGTTAGAGAGTGCATGACGGTAAGCTCCCTACCGATGATTTGATTAAGAAGCGTGGCatccctctctcttcttgatGTGGTCTCTGTAATTCACGGGCTGAGGAATCCTTGTCTTATATCTTCTATGAGTGCCCTTTCTCCTAGTTTCTATGGCCATCTTTTGCATTTTCATTTAATATTGGTTGGCAGTAGCACTCATCTTTTCTTGAATTGAGCTCCTGGTGGAATAGCAAGGCTGCAACGGTATCTTTAAAAGAAGGGTGGatttcaatggagaagaaaatgacaaaacATCAGACAAATAGCGCGAAAAGAGGGAATTTACCTAGTTAAAAAACTTCGAACTCAAAGAATGTTAGAGGTTTTCCTTTTGTGACTCAAGAGAGTAGTTTATGGAGACAATATCACCACTTGTTCAGGCTTATTTGTCACTCATTCAGACAACACTTTGTCGTCCGTACTCGGGGATCACTCAATATGAGTGGAACTTGCCAAGGGAGGGGGACTTAGAGAGAGTTGTCCAAGGATTTAGACTTCCAAGAATCAAAGGTccctcctcaacgtgagagggagtgtatttatagatgtagaggggtgtgtgcactcctaAATTCTTGTAAGGATGCTGGGTTTGATCTGGATCGTCGAAAAGAGCTGTCTATGCATCAACGATGGATTTTTGGTCAAGATAATGGTCATTGGGGTGTGGGCATGTGATTTATTGCCAAAAGGAaagtttcttggggcctaagggaacCAATATATGCATCCAAGTTGCCAAAATTGGGTTTGCTCGCGAAAGGAAGTGAAATTGCAGCTAAACATGACAAGTTTGGGATTCTCGGATTTTGTACAGGGTCGATATTAAACTGAGATCAACTCGATATCGAGGACTTGTATGGCCGACATCGAGAGACTGTTGATGAACAACAATTGACATTAAggagggtttttgggtgttggTGCGAATGCTCTAAATGTCGAAGTGAGATAGATAGTAGGTATGTTCTACTCGACAGTGAGTGGGGATATGTCGATGCCAATGGAAGGTAGGGTCGATGTTGACTCGGGGTCTCTGAGTGTCGACATGGATTTTGGTGTCGACAGGGAGGATTTGGGCTACTTGGGCCAGGTTCTGTGCTGGGGaaggctggttccaaggggtctaggtcagggctagcctttctagGGAATCTTGGAaggcttggaggctctggttttGGGCTCCAGCAAGGGAAATCGACAATTGGTATATGGAATCTGGCAGTGCACACTGACACTACATCCATAGATACAACAGCTCTACGCcatggagggtgctcatcatcgtgATGGGAAACCTCTGGGGGGAAAGACagaatgaggtgtctacagcCCCCATACATCCGAATAAACCAAGTCAAGAGGATCAATGGAAGTGGATCGATCAAAAGGGAGCTTATGCTCTTTACCCTGCTGATAGGCACTGTAGATTGAGTAGTCCTTTTCGATAGTAACAAGTAAATGAAAGTGATGAAGAATGTGACGAACAGTACGGAGGGTAGGGTGCCCAAGCCGATTATGCCATTGAGTAATGGAGACACATTCCCCTAAGCATGCTTGTGGAAGGCTTTTCTTGGTACTTTTATTTAAAACTAGTTGATAGAGTCCATCCTTAGTGCGACCCTAGAGGGGGCATCTCCCTGAGTAGCGATCCTTCACCAAAAAATAGTCAAGGTGGAACTCAAAAGCAACATTATTATCCTGTGTAAATTGGGAAACAGATACTAAATTTTTAGTGATGGAAGGAACATAGAGAATATTGGGAAGACGTAAATTAGAAACTGAAGAGCTACCAACATTTTGGATACGCAAACTTGATCCATTGCCTTTCCGGACGTGATCAGAGCCTGTATACGGCTGAGAAAGATGCAAATTATCTAGATCAGAGGTGATGTGATTCGTAGCACCAGAGTCTGAATATCAGATGTTCTCCCCAAATGGGTTTGAGTATGTAGCCATGTGAGCAATATTTTACTACATATTTAGTAATCTCAACTAGGCATGAGCACAATGTTGGGTTTTCTCACATTGAATGCCATACTAATCTTCCCATTTCAGCAGTATATCATTCATCGACTCCATTCATATGA includes these proteins:
- the LOC122642935 gene encoding probable calcium-binding protein CML41, coding for MATAVVSKATLSKWFSNKSFVLSVHRLQHSKKQSRNDELQQIFRHLDADGNGKILGSELRSYFASKREFMSPEEAQGVINELDAAGGDSLMLSFDDFAMLMEREGGDDDLKRGFQMFVAKSSGSITPDGLQRIFSRLGNKMSNEECKSIIQAFDRNGDGVIDFAEFQQMMA